TAATTTTGTTCTTTTGGGCGCCATTACCAATATACCGCGGGGTCGTTATCTCGTCACAAAACAGCGAAACATGAATACCAACATGACCCGAAAAAAAGGAACTGATGTGTTGAAGGGCTCGATTTCCGTTTCTCATTCAGGTATCGAGGCCTAGAGTGCCCTAACGACAGCATCGGCAGAAGAATCCGTTTTCACTCCGCCTGTGGCCTGACGATTTCTTTGTATCATGCAGTTCCTTTTGCCCTAATGAACACCGAAGCAATGAACCAACCCCTGAATTCCCATTCCTGCCAGTGTTGTGTTGACGTTGACCAAGAAGAGGCGTGTCCGAGtttatttcttcttctcgctctGGCTCTGCTCCTTCAGCACCTTCTTAACGATCTTCTGCTCCTCGATGAGGAAGGCGCGGACGATGCGGTCACGAACGCAGTTACCGCATCTCGAGCCACCGTACGCGCGCTGGAcggtcttcttgggcttggaGATCTGGGCGTACTCGCGGGGGCGGAGGGCGGGAACCTGTGTGGGATGTATGTTAGTATGTTGACAGCGTTGTGCTGAGCGCCAGCCGCGACCGGTCTTCGATGTCGCCATCTGAGAGTGCCGAATGCAATGTGAAGCCTCCTTTCCACAACCAGTCTTGTGTCGTTTTTCTCAATCGTTCTCGCCGTCGATATCCCGATATCCAGTTGATATCTCGCGTCACAAAGTCCCATGCATGCTCTCAAATGGCTCCTCGAATCGATCGCTTCGGCTCCGGTACGAGGTTTCGAACTTACGCCGGGCAGCTTGACACCGCAGTCACCGCACTTGGGGGCAGTGCCGCGCTTCTTGATGTGAAGAACTCTCAGCTCACCGCCGGGAGTCTTGACGATCCGGGTCAGGTTAGAGCTGGTGTTGTAGCTGCGGTAGAAAAAATCTCCATGTCAGTCATTTGTAGTCCGTCCAAGACGCACAAGCGTGCGGTCGATCGCGCAAGACGGGGGAAATGTCATCGTTCGCCGAGTCTATCGCAAGCAAGAACTCTAGAAGTGGTCACTCACCCGTTACGGCGGCGGTACGTGACACGGTTTCCGGCCATTGTGACTGATTTGCTGCGGGCTGCGGGTTGGTTAGTTGAGAGTCGAGGATCGCGAGCGGCGGATTTTGGAATCTAGAAATTTTGTGTGGGTGGAAAGACGAGTTCGAGCCCGCTTAGGCGACCAATGAGGTGGGGGTGGAGTGAGCAAGCCACATGTGGCGAATCACCTCTGGAAAGCCCCAGAGCAAGCCTAGCTCACGTGAGCATATCGGCTCAAGCCGGCCTAACCATTGGCTGGAGTCTGGGGCCAATGGTCAACGGCGGACGGCTGGCCAAGTCAGCCGATTAATTGCTCAGCCCGCAAGACACCACCAGCCCGTGAGGGACGCGTTGATGTTGCGAACTTGACTGGATCCAAGCTCAACGCCTGCAATTTCATACTCTTCTTATCTGCGATGGACACGGTTCATTTCTCTTGCTTCAGGCTGGTTTCCGACTAAAAAACACAATGGGGTGGTTTTTTTATACGCCTTATGACACGGCGGGCTGTAGACTTGCTGTTTTATCCAACGACCTCTTCAAACCCTTTGTTCTAGTGGTCCTCTATTACGCCGAATCCAATTCCCAACGATGACCCCCTTTTACCCATCCAAACCGTCTAACGCCACGTGCACTATATAATCAGGTCGAAAATATGCTAGGGCTATGATTctgtcgccatcgtcgccgtcgtcgtcgcccagtCGGGATGATCTGTTGCTTGCCAGACCTTGATCCCGTTGGGTTCTTCTCTTCGGCGCCGGGCAGCGTGGTCCATGATTTCGGTGATCTTTTCGCTCTTTCGAAGGTCCTGAAAGTCCTGCACCTCCTTCTTGGCAGCGGCGACAGAACCCAGGATGGAGTCAAACTTGATTTGGGCTAGGGTAGTCATGTCAGCGGGAGTCCAAGACCCAGCGAGTGTCAAGACGTACGGGATGACTGCTTGGCCGAGAGTGGCTCCATCATTCTTGGGATGGTTGTGCGCAAACCTCGAAGCTTTGAAAATGTCAGTTCTAGATCCTGCCCAACTGCGCCGTTAGAGGTGACAAACTTTGATGTGCAATATCTTGAGCTCGTTCAAAGCCAGTTCCAGACGCTCCTCGTCCCATGCCTCTTCGTCCTGGGCTCCAGGCTCAGTCTTGATGGTCGGGCCATTGTTTGCCATGATGATGCAGGGTGGTCGTGGGCAAGCGGGTGTCTACCGAACCATGGCACCGAGAAAGAGAAAACAGGAAATGGTCGAATCACCGGCGAGACAGCAAAGCAAGTAAGGCGGTGTGTTCGGGTCGGACGTCGATGAAACCAAGATAATGGTCCAAGGTGTCGCTTCGAGACCAGACCGGCGTGCGATGGGGATGGGTGCCAGCGAGCTCAAGGTGCAATGCGCAACTTCAGCCCAAAGATGCCCCAAAACGGTTCGGTGAATGTTTGCGAAGCACCCCAGAGCCCAAGTCCGAAGGGCAAACTGTCATGCAGATTGTTGGTTGGTGTCTGAAAAGGGCAGGGCAATCGGCCGGATGTACAGTGCTTTGTATGTCTTTAACGCAATTCCAACCAGAGACGTCAGCGCGTAGGGAAGGTGGCTGTCGCTTGGCAGGGGGCCAGAATCGGCTCCCAGCAGAGCTCCCAGCGACAAATCAAGGTGGTTGGTGCGTTATCCGTCTGGTACCCCACCACTTCCGCATGATCGGTACGTATCGCCTACATCTGCGTTCGATGTCTGGTCACGTGAACCGTGAAGCAAAGTCCGAGGTGAGTGGGCGCCAGGGCAGGTGCAGGCAGGCGCCGCACGCCAGGTTGGTTCGGGCAGGCAATCAACCATCGAGGGAAAGAAGAACGAAACAAATAAAAGCGGACGTCCTTCACTTTCGGATATCCTGTTCTTTTCGTTCAGACCCATCTACCAGCACCAAACCAGTCTTGACGTGACGAAATCTCTGTCGTCTACTCACATAGGCACTCTCGCATCTTCAACTGCGAAGTATACTAGATACTGAGGTACCTACCCACCTAGATAAATAAGGAAGGTACCTTACCTAAGAGGCCTGTTGCAACGCCAAGGCCTGCGGTTTCGCAGCTGGATCCTGGGTGCTGACACTCGCTAAAAGGGTTAGCCGGAAAGCGGATTAACTGTCAACCTAGATCAGACCGTGCGGATTGGAATTCTCTGACTCCAGCCTCTCCGTGTCTCCCACCCTTCCGTCACGAAATAGCTTCGTACCTATTCTTTTGGTGGAAAGCTGCATTCGCAtacatcatcaccaacaaaACGCTGTCGCGCGCACTTCCACTTCACTTCGGCTTGACACCCTGTTTTTCATCCCCCTGCTTCTTCTAACGCATCCGCTGGCCTTCCCCGGATCCGTCATCCAACGAAACCCTTTCCCCCACTTTCCCTTCACAACCGCCAAGCTGGATTCCTCCGCCGTCATGTCGAGTGCGCCTCCGCCTGCGCTCTTACCACCGCCCGAGGGCATCTTCCGGACTTTCGAAGATCTTCTGACCTCAGTTCAGCGCGTCGCTAAGGACCAGGGCTACGGTGTCGTCAAGCTTCGCGCCTCGAACTACCGCGACGGCAAGCCTACTCGTTACGACTTGGTGTgcgaccgcggcggcgtcaagtATAGCAGCAcggcgaagaagcgcaaCCCCTCCACGCGCAAGGTCGACTGCCCGTGGCGCGCAAAGGCCGTCTGCGAAGTTCAGCTGGGAAATCAATGGCGCTTTGCCGTCCAAGAGGGTAGCCACAACCACGAGCCTCGCGTCGCGACCGCCCCTCCCGGCCAAGAAAACACCCCTCTCGCCCAGTCGATCCGCTCATTCACCAACAAGATCGATCGCCTCAGTCACGACATGGCTCAGGGCTTTATGCGCATCGAGCAGCATCTTGACACCATGAACAAGCGCTTGGAGAATCTGGAGGCCCGCGCCGGAAGCTACGAACCGCGCTTCCAAAACATGGAGTCACGGCTACAGGGTATGGAGGCCCGTGGCAGCATGGAGCTTCCTatggacgacgtcgacgcccggcTCCTGTCATCCACGGTCATGTAGGGGAATGGCCTAGCAAGCGATTtggacgcggcggcggaccaGTGCGAGCACCACGGATATGTGTGAGGCTAGGCCTTGACTGAACCTCGGCAGCATATCCAAGTCATCGACATGGACATTCGGCGCGCACGATCAACGGAAAGGAAAGGGTACAATACGAGCAGACGAAATCAAGAAAGTTGATTTCTTGCAGAAAGTGGTTACGGCAGGGAGGCGAGCGAGGATGGGGTTGGCAGGATATGTTATTATCAAGGCGTTAGACGGCGACTAGGGCGTTCGGACTCATTCATCACCTTTGTACTTTCTCTATTACCTCCCACGCTACCAGCGTCCTGATGCGATGCTGTTTGCTTGTCTGGAAAGGATGTGCCATAGAAGGCATTGTCATTACACGAAAAACTTTTCGGTAACATGAGGGTGGCTTTTTGCGTTTCCAACACGATGAGGTTTAcgttttttctttttttccttgGTGGATAGTCAGTGTTCGTCATAGGTGGCGAGCATGGCCCTTACGGACACATCATACGTATAGCGCTATTCAATACAGCGACGCTTCTTAGACGTGTCCAGACTATCTTGTCTTTTGGCACTTCTCCAAAATTGGTGCTTCCTCGAGTGGGAGCCAAGTGCCGAAGCATGACGTAACGGGAGGTAGAAGCCATTCGACGCGCGGTCGGTTGGCGTCTCTTGACATGTGCATCCCTGTGTTGTATCTCTTTTCTTATTTTTAAAAACATACACAATCGGTCTTTTACGGAATTTCGTCCGTCACATTCCCCGTCCCCTCGAGATGACTTACACGGAGACGAGTCCGAAGCACAGTATCAACTTCGGCGCCGGGATCCAACTTCGCACGTCCGCGACGCACACACTGTACTGTGAGGCCCGGATCCCACACACCCCCATGGCAAGCTCCGGTTGGTTTGCTTCCCGGTGCGAGCAAACAATGTTTCCCAATCAGGCATGCGAGCCGGTCGGCGGAAAATGCGCCACCAGATTTGTTTTTGCAACCCTCTACCCCCCGAGGCGATAGTCCCCCTGATTGGCGTTTCTACCTTGTACCTATGCATTACTCCGGACCCTTGTCCGCcgcccccatccccctccccgcgcTCCATATTTTCCCGTTCGGTCTTTTAAGTTTCCTCCTTGAAGGACCAGGGTGGAAGGATTTGTCTCCCGACAAGTCGCGTACGGTCGTAATCGACGTACGGGTGGATGaacggatggatggacggTCCGTACAGGCTCATGGGTGCATGTTGCCCCGGTCATCACATTGGTGAGCATGCAATTGTCAAGCGCGTTAGCTGCGTTCATCCGAAGACTTGCATACTGATTCGTTCCTCGGATCGGGCCAGCAACACTATGTGTAGTTTCCATCCATCAAGTGGACTCCTtttctcgtcctcgatctCTGTGTGGGCTGCCACACATATACGTCACATCCGATAGCCCGGCAGCGTTTGGGAGCGCTCCTCCGTTTGCCATCAGATTGCATCTGGCCGACAAAGCAGCTCTGGGTCGTCCTCTCGCCCGAAACACACGCATTCGTCGATTGAACACCTTCTTAACGAACAAGGCCTTGCACTTCGGGGAGCCGCTGCCTTTGACCATTGTTTGCTGCTGTTCTCGTGCACTGATTTCTCCACGATCCTATCCCGTACTGAGCTCTGTCATGTAACTGTTCGCCGGCCACATCGCATCCAGACTGTCGGGATAAAGGAGAAAAGATATGGTGGCCGGGGTTTGCCAGGGTTGTGCGATGTCAACATTGGTTTGCCCGATCGCACCGCTCGTCCACTCCCGCCTGCAGCAGTGCATACTCGACCCTCCCTCCGTCTTCTTGTCTTCGCCGAGCGACATGCCGGATTCGTTCGTTGCGACCAGGGGCCAACCTCGGACTTTGCAAGTTGTCCATTCGGCCCACCATCAGACCGAATTCGAAAGGACGgatcgccggcggctgctggGGCCTGACTACAATAGTGGAGCCCAACATTCGCCTCGAGTTTGTTGTCGCACATCGTTGGTTCATCGGACCACGCCGAACTTGATCGGATACACGAACAGCCGTGAACGGGAGCAGAAGTTGCCGGCTCGTCGTTGGGAGCAGTGGGGAGCGAGTGCGAGTGAAGTCCATCCGCCATGTCGAGACTACAGCAGCCCTAATGCCGGTCAGAGGCAACAACCAGTCGCCGAGCCAGCCCACGACGGGCAGCCACAGGTTACTGGTTCTGACAAAATGCTCCATGTTTCGTTTGGCACACCCGTGCAAGCCGCAAGACAGTTGGGCCGGGAGAGTCAATATCCGAGCCACAGGCATGCCATGCTCGAGCCCTCCCCCAGCCCTTTTTATAGCTTCCcatgccgccggccggcggcagctcaCTTCATCAGACACGCGCAGAGAAGCTGGGCATCTTGCATACGGCCGAGAAGAGTCGGGCTTCTGACCAGACTGCCGCCGAGCTCTCCTCCTGGGTGAACAACGTAAGGGCCAATGAGGGcccgaagacggcgttgtAGTTTATGAGGTGCACGGCATTCCTGGGCCCATCTGGCGGAGACGATTCATACATAGCTACAGCAAAAGGGgtccttttctctctcctcttaCCCAACCGCCAACTCCCAGTGACAACCCCATTCCTttgccccctccctccccccactCACATGTTGCATTCGGCTAAGCAATGACTGGTCATACAAACATCCAACCGACCACAATGGTATTGGGAGTGGCATGATCATACGAGAGCACGAAGGGGATTCCAGACTGTCCCCCCAATGCGGCGAATGTATTGTCA
The genomic region above belongs to Colletotrichum higginsianum IMI 349063 chromosome 2, whole genome shotgun sequence and contains:
- a CDS encoding 60S ribosomal protein L34-B encodes the protein MAGNRVTYRRRNGYNTSSNLTRIVKTPGGELRVLHIKKRGTAPKCGDCGVKLPGVPALRPREYAQISKPKKTVQRAYGGSRCGNCVRDRIVRAFLIEEQKIVKKVLKEQSQSEKKK
- a CDS encoding Peptidase family T4; the protein is MSSAPPPALLPPPEGIFRTFEDLLTSVQRVAKDQGYGVVKLRASNYRDGKPTRYDLVCDRGGVKYSSTAKKRNPSTRKVDCPWRAKAVCEVQLGNQWRFAVQEGSHNHEPRVATAPPGQENTPLAQSIRSFTNKIDRLSHDMAQGFMRIEQHLDTMNKRLENLEARAGSYEPRFQNMESRLQGMEARGSMELPMDDVDARLLSSTVM
- a CDS encoding Ribosomal protein L34e, with the protein product MANNGPTIKTEPGAQDEEAWDEERLELALNELKILHIKLRGLRTTIPRMMEPLSAKQSSPQIKFDSILGSVAAAKKEVQDFQDLRKSEKITEIMDHAARRRREEPNGIKVWQATDHPDWATTTATMATES